A genomic segment from Oncorhynchus keta strain PuntledgeMale-10-30-2019 chromosome 9, Oket_V2, whole genome shotgun sequence encodes:
- the rab11fip1b gene encoding rab11 family-interacting protein 1 isoform X4, with protein MSLSDQSQQWYPTSVQVTVLQARSLRIKGKNGTNDAYAIMQVAKDKFATSVAEKSVVPVWKEEATFELPLFHNGNTEKCTLHVHVMHRALVGSDKLLGHAVINLLELSEVKSRNKTEWHKLLDKAGKPDKDRGEVLVDIQFMKNNLTASMFDLSATDKPRSRLGKFKDKVRGKKKEGLSDSASAVVPSFTQVLTDSEGEGEGEGGADKEEKKKKNKLKSLFSSKSNLQRHGLSQSMSVLGPLPEKDSSLSGSPSGLNEDSSEGKNKFKFLTHKRTGSSDSKASQGSLSLGRSKIHAPLAEQSNLCINGSHLYTEHPHPRSARTGSTFSLASSGHGSMEDLRRAQGRKSSSTSMDSLTALKQPSPWAEGESSRAEEDEEEEDRVKMDEMKRKEEQERKKLEEERMRKEEQEKRRIGKEVERLRFEEEEKTRKEEQENRKRMEEEEKIRVEEESRMLEERKRRLKEEGEERVKKKEQEMIRLQEEQERWEEEERMRREEHERMKREDRLRKEDERKMREEERLKREKEERIKEEEERIRREQEEDMQRREERQRKMREEEERLRMEEEMREEEVRVKREQDRLREEERRVREEEERVRKAEEEDRLRAEMGIKRTEEEERIKRDRLRKEEEESKIRKQEERIRILEEEMLRKDEEQRKIREEEERIRRLEEEMLRKEEEERTIREEEERIRRFEEEMLRKDEEEREIREEEERIRRLEEERIRRVEEERLRKDEEERKIREEEERIRRFEEERLRKEEEERKIREEEERIRRFEEEMLRKEEEERKIREEEERIRRFEEEMLRKEEAETMRLEEERGNEQERSDKEQKERFRVEEENMKTEELRQEEKRRNAQMEEEQRREEARAPLEEVEKQMEQYSEAKVTVCNNPFEEVSPTSSFDDSSSNNLFEENPMTTTGPISCRINKVSAVKPRPHPVKPLSSLENQPASNIHEGQAGKSTGILGGLQEKIKVKDTGVKGPYSQLTQEELISLVLKQQEQLSKRDDKIKELEQYIDNLLVRIIEEQPSILMTMNSLK; from the exons ATGTCTCTATCGGACCAGAGCCAACAGTGGTATCCCACCAGCGTACAGGTAACTGTGCTTCAGGCAAGAAGCCTGAGGATAAAGGGAAAAAATGGCACCAACGACGCATACGCCATCATGCAAGTAGCCAAGGATAAATTCGCTACATCGGTGGCAGAAAAGAGTGTGGTACCGGTGTGGAAAGAGGAGGCCACGTTCGAGCTGCCGCTCTTCCACAACGGTAACACAGAGAAGTGTACGTTGCATGTCCACGTAATGCACCGGGCTCTCGTGGGATCGGACAAGTTGCTCGGGCACGCAGTCATCAACCTGTTGGAGCTCAGCGAGGTTAAATCCCGCAATAAGACTGA ATGGCATAAGCTGTTGGATAAGGCAGGCAAGCCAGACAAAGACAGGGGAGAGGTGCTGGTGGACATCCAGTTTATGAAGAACAACCTGACAGCCAGCATGTTCGACCTCTCTGCTACAGACAAGCCGCGCTCCCGCCTGGGCAAGTTCAAGGACAAGGTTCgagggaagaagaaggagggtCTGTCGGACTCAGCGTCTGCCGTGGTGCCGTCCTTCACCCAGGTTCTGACGGacagcgagggagagggggaaggggagggaggtgcAGACAAAGAAGAGAAAAAGAAGAAAAACAAGCTGAAGTCTCTGTTTTCCTCCAAGTCTAATCTGCAGCGTCACGGACTGTCTCAATCCATGTCTGTCCTGGGCCCTCTGCCGGAGAAGGACTCCTCACTGAGTGGCAGCCCCTCAGGCCTCAACGAGGACTCCTCTGAAG GTAAAAATAAATTCAAGTTTCTGACCCATAAGCGCACAGGCAGTTCCGACAGTAAGGCTTCTCAGGGCTCCCTGTCTCTAGGGCGCTCTAAGATCCATGCCCCGCTTGCAGAGCAGAGTAACCTGTGCATCAACGGCAGCCACTTGTACACAGAACATCCCCATCCCCGGAGCGCACGCACCGGCTCCACCTTCAGCCTTGCCAGCTCAGGCCACGGTTCCATGGAAGACCTACGCAGGGCCCAGGGCCGTAAGAGCTCCAGCACCTCCATGGACTCTCTCACGGCCCTGAAGCAGCCCTCACCCTgggcagagggggagagcagcagggcagaggaggatgaggaggaggaagacagagttaAGATGGATGAGATGAAGAGAAaggaagagcaagagagaaagaagttagaggaagagaggatgaggaaGGAGGAACAAGAGAAAAGGAGGATTGGGAAGGAGGTAGAAAGACTTAGGTTTGAGGAGGAAGAGAAAACAAGGAAGGAGGAGCAGGAAAACagaaagaggatggaggaggaggaaaagattAGGGTTGAGGAGGAAAGTAGAATgctggaagagaggaagaggagactgaaggaggagggagaggagagggtaaagaAGAAAGAACAGGAAATGATTAGGTTACAGGAGGAACAAGAGAGGTGGGAAGAAGAGGAAAGGATGAGGCGAGAAGAGCATGAAAGAATGAAGAGGGAGGATAGACTGAGGAAGGAGGACGAGAGGAAaatgagggaggaggaaagattgaagagggagaaagaggagaggattaaggaggaggaagaaaggatTAGGAGAGAACAAGAGGAAGATATGCAAAGAAGGGAGGAACGGCAGAggaagatgagggaggaggaagaaagactaaggatggaagaggagatgagggaggaagaagtaagagtgaagagagagcaggataggctgagagaggaggagagaagagtgagggaggaggaagaaagaGTGAGGAAGGCCGAGGAGGAAGATAGGCTGAGAGCGGAAATGGggataaagaggacagaggaggaggaaagaatTAAGAGGGATAGgctgagaaaggaggaagaggagagtaaGATCAGGAAGCAGGAAGAGAGGATAAGGATATTAGAGGAGGAGATGTTGAGGAAGGATGAAGAGCAGAGGAAgatcagggaggaggaagagaggataaggagattagaggaggagatgttgagaaaggaggaagaggagaggacgattagggaggaggaggagaggataaggAGATTTGAGGAGGAGATGTTGAggaaggatgaagaggagagggagatcagggaggaggaagagaggataaggagattagaggaagagaggataaggagagtagaggaggagaggctgaggaaggatgaagaggagaggaagatcagggaggaggaagagaggataaggagatttgaggaggagaggctgaggaaggaggaagaggagaggaagatcagggaggaggaagagaggataagGAGATTTGAGGAGGAGAT gctgaggaaggaggaagaggagaggaagatcagggaggaggaagagaggataagGAGATTTGAGGAGGAGATGTTGAGGAAGGAGGAAGCAGAAACAATGAGGCTTGAAGAAGAAAGGGGCAATGAACAGGAGAGGAGTGATAAGGAGCAGAAAGAAAGATTTAGGGTAGAGGAAGAAAATATGAAAACAGAGGAgttgagacaggaagagaaaaggagaaatgCACAGATGGAGGAAGAGCAAAGGCGTGAGGAGGCGAGGGCACCGTTGGAGGAAGTTGAGAAGCAGATGGAGCAGTATAGCGAGGCAAAGGTCACCGTGTGCAATAATCCTTTTGAGGAAGTCTCTCCCACCAGTTCATTTGATGACAGCTCTTCAAATAATCTGTTTGAGGAGAACCCTATGACCACTACTGGACCCATCAGCTGCCGGATAAATAAAGTATCAGCAGTCAAGCCAAG GCCACACCCAGTAAAGCCCTTGAGTTCCCTGGAAAACCAGCCAGCTTCTAACATCCATGAGGGACAGGCTGGCAAATCTACAGGGATCCTCGGTGGCCTTCAAGAGAAGATAAAG GTCAAAGACACAGGGGTCAAAGGTCCCTACTCCCAGCTGACCCAGGAAGAGCTGATCTCCCTGGTGCTAAAGCAGCAGGAGCAGCTCTCCAAAAGGGACGATAAGATTAAGGAGCTGGAGCAGTACATTGACAACCTGCTGGTGCGCATCATCGAGGAGCAACCCAGTATCCTGATGACCATGAACTCACTCAAATGA
- the rab11fip1b gene encoding calponin homology domain-containing protein DDB_G0272472 isoform X1: MSLSDQSQQWYPTSVQVTVLQARSLRIKGKNGTNDAYAIMQVAKDKFATSVAEKSVVPVWKEEATFELPLFHNGNTEKCTLHVHVMHRALVGSDKLLGHAVINLLELSEVKSRNKTEWHKLLDKAGKPDKDRGEVLVDIQFMKNNLTASMFDLSATDKPRSRLGKFKDKVRGKKKEGLSDSASAVVPSFTQVLTDSEGEGEGEGGADKEEKKKKNKLKSLFSSKSNLQRHGLSQSMSVLGPLPEKDSSLSGSPSGLNEDSSEGKNKFKFLTHKRTGSSDSKASQGSLSLGRSKIHAPLAEQSNLCINGSHLYTEHPHPRSARTGSTFSLASSGHGSMEDLRRAQGRKSSSTSMDSLTALKQPSPWAEGESSRAEEDEEEEDRVKMDEMKRKEEQERKKLEEERMRKEEQEKRRIGKEVERLRFEEEEKTRKEEQENRKRMEEEEKIRVEEESRMLEERKRRLKEEGEERVKKKEQEMIRLQEEQERWEEEERMRREEHERMKREDRLRKEDERKMREEERLKREKEERIKEEEERIRREQEEDMQRREERQRKMREEEERLRMEEEMREEEVRVKREQDRLREEERRVREEEERVRKAEEEDRLRAEMGIKRTEEEERIKRDRLRKEEEESKIRKQEERIRILEEEMLRKDEEQRKIREEEERIRRLEEEMLRKEEEERTIREEEERIRRFEEEMLRKDEEEREIREEEERIRRLEEERIRRVEEERLRKDEEERKIREEEERIRRFEEERLRKEEEERKIREEEERIRRFEEEMLRKEEEERKIREEEERIRRFEEEMLRKEEAETMRLEEERGNEQERSDKEQKERFRVEEENMKTEELRQEEKRRNAQMEEEQRREEARAPLEEVEKQMEQYSEAKVTVCNNPFEEVSPTSSFDDSSSNNLFEENPMTTTGPISCRINKVSAVKPRPSSWGNPSKPAISSNPFLSSSSPELESSMDSPRGARENRDAIDPSANLMEKKDPAPVAPINQPWARKDNWSSKSHCATPTLAKTKPTKPPPPLRCQSSTALVGSGDDQGSVSGKDHSSVRQDKGPAPLPPDNQRWAHKDNWPSKSNPGSATPTLTQKTPTKPQPPPRRHSATSLVGSEHDLHLNESVSQGDSGVRGDKRPAPLPPDRPNQAPSQIQRDQSMASVNRGHKDRVDASMSKVSQRVVQMITPLRSSSTATTEHISGGQSSTHHGNQAEEPMPSATGGLVVAKHNKGPAPSRPQHLPGKTMPTPTVDVLDEQSNTEEHDSSVEFGPNNPFAEDCRMEKSSGCGVEQSLTGERQGSPDSHIQQSCTSTDADLGPFQKRVVGDTTELPTPDALPAEDVSCPTKSTSAKRARAPLPPVKMTSTFREEGAGKQSSGKLQSPEAPTSSKLSSGNWVKKQNGGVGVALPCVTLAQPPCFPSPAPSSIPHPEPLKGSGSRRDCPPQTTSSVPGQKTLLHAGALPSITEQNSGEEAGGRGDRSASSTRRPHPVKPLSSLENQPASNIHEGQAGKSTGILGGLQEKIKVKDTGVKGPYSQLTQEELISLVLKQQEQLSKRDDKIKELEQYIDNLLVRIIEEQPSILMTMNSLK, encoded by the exons ATGTCTCTATCGGACCAGAGCCAACAGTGGTATCCCACCAGCGTACAGGTAACTGTGCTTCAGGCAAGAAGCCTGAGGATAAAGGGAAAAAATGGCACCAACGACGCATACGCCATCATGCAAGTAGCCAAGGATAAATTCGCTACATCGGTGGCAGAAAAGAGTGTGGTACCGGTGTGGAAAGAGGAGGCCACGTTCGAGCTGCCGCTCTTCCACAACGGTAACACAGAGAAGTGTACGTTGCATGTCCACGTAATGCACCGGGCTCTCGTGGGATCGGACAAGTTGCTCGGGCACGCAGTCATCAACCTGTTGGAGCTCAGCGAGGTTAAATCCCGCAATAAGACTGA ATGGCATAAGCTGTTGGATAAGGCAGGCAAGCCAGACAAAGACAGGGGAGAGGTGCTGGTGGACATCCAGTTTATGAAGAACAACCTGACAGCCAGCATGTTCGACCTCTCTGCTACAGACAAGCCGCGCTCCCGCCTGGGCAAGTTCAAGGACAAGGTTCgagggaagaagaaggagggtCTGTCGGACTCAGCGTCTGCCGTGGTGCCGTCCTTCACCCAGGTTCTGACGGacagcgagggagagggggaaggggagggaggtgcAGACAAAGAAGAGAAAAAGAAGAAAAACAAGCTGAAGTCTCTGTTTTCCTCCAAGTCTAATCTGCAGCGTCACGGACTGTCTCAATCCATGTCTGTCCTGGGCCCTCTGCCGGAGAAGGACTCCTCACTGAGTGGCAGCCCCTCAGGCCTCAACGAGGACTCCTCTGAAG GTAAAAATAAATTCAAGTTTCTGACCCATAAGCGCACAGGCAGTTCCGACAGTAAGGCTTCTCAGGGCTCCCTGTCTCTAGGGCGCTCTAAGATCCATGCCCCGCTTGCAGAGCAGAGTAACCTGTGCATCAACGGCAGCCACTTGTACACAGAACATCCCCATCCCCGGAGCGCACGCACCGGCTCCACCTTCAGCCTTGCCAGCTCAGGCCACGGTTCCATGGAAGACCTACGCAGGGCCCAGGGCCGTAAGAGCTCCAGCACCTCCATGGACTCTCTCACGGCCCTGAAGCAGCCCTCACCCTgggcagagggggagagcagcagggcagaggaggatgaggaggaggaagacagagttaAGATGGATGAGATGAAGAGAAaggaagagcaagagagaaagaagttagaggaagagaggatgaggaaGGAGGAACAAGAGAAAAGGAGGATTGGGAAGGAGGTAGAAAGACTTAGGTTTGAGGAGGAAGAGAAAACAAGGAAGGAGGAGCAGGAAAACagaaagaggatggaggaggaggaaaagattAGGGTTGAGGAGGAAAGTAGAATgctggaagagaggaagaggagactgaaggaggagggagaggagagggtaaagaAGAAAGAACAGGAAATGATTAGGTTACAGGAGGAACAAGAGAGGTGGGAAGAAGAGGAAAGGATGAGGCGAGAAGAGCATGAAAGAATGAAGAGGGAGGATAGACTGAGGAAGGAGGACGAGAGGAAaatgagggaggaggaaagattgaagagggagaaagaggagaggattaaggaggaggaagaaaggatTAGGAGAGAACAAGAGGAAGATATGCAAAGAAGGGAGGAACGGCAGAggaagatgagggaggaggaagaaagactaaggatggaagaggagatgagggaggaagaagtaagagtgaagagagagcaggataggctgagagaggaggagagaagagtgagggaggaggaagaaagaGTGAGGAAGGCCGAGGAGGAAGATAGGCTGAGAGCGGAAATGGggataaagaggacagaggaggaggaaagaatTAAGAGGGATAGgctgagaaaggaggaagaggagagtaaGATCAGGAAGCAGGAAGAGAGGATAAGGATATTAGAGGAGGAGATGTTGAGGAAGGATGAAGAGCAGAGGAAgatcagggaggaggaagagaggataaggagattagaggaggagatgttgagaaaggaggaagaggagaggacgattagggaggaggaggagaggataaggAGATTTGAGGAGGAGATGTTGAggaaggatgaagaggagagggagatcagggaggaggaagagaggataaggagattagaggaagagaggataaggagagtagaggaggagaggctgaggaaggatgaagaggagaggaagatcagggaggaggaagagaggataaggagatttgaggaggagaggctgaggaaggaggaagaggagaggaagatcagggaggaggaagagaggataagGAGATTTGAGGAGGAGAT gctgaggaaggaggaagaggagaggaagatcagggaggaggaagagaggataagGAGATTTGAGGAGGAGATGTTGAGGAAGGAGGAAGCAGAAACAATGAGGCTTGAAGAAGAAAGGGGCAATGAACAGGAGAGGAGTGATAAGGAGCAGAAAGAAAGATTTAGGGTAGAGGAAGAAAATATGAAAACAGAGGAgttgagacaggaagagaaaaggagaaatgCACAGATGGAGGAAGAGCAAAGGCGTGAGGAGGCGAGGGCACCGTTGGAGGAAGTTGAGAAGCAGATGGAGCAGTATAGCGAGGCAAAGGTCACCGTGTGCAATAATCCTTTTGAGGAAGTCTCTCCCACCAGTTCATTTGATGACAGCTCTTCAAATAATCTGTTTGAGGAGAACCCTATGACCACTACTGGACCCATCAGCTGCCGGATAAATAAAGTATCAGCAGTCAAGCCAAG ACCCTCTTCATGGGGGAACCCTTCAAAGCCTGCTATATCTTCCAACCCCTTCTTATCGTCCTCGTCTCCTGAACTGGAGAGTTCTATGGACTCCCCCAGAGGCGCAAGGGAAAATAGAGATGCTATTGACCCGTCTGCTAATCTGATGGAGAAGAAAGACCCTGCCCCTGTGGCTCCCATCAATCAGCCCTGGGCTCGTAAGGACAACTGGTCTAGTAAATCTCATTGTGCCACACCTACCCTCGCTAAAACAAAGCCAACAAAACCGCCCCCTCCCCTCAGATGTCAATCTTCCACGGCATTGGTGGgaagtggggatgaccaggggaGTGTTAGTGGTAAGGACCATTCCAGTGTCAGACAGGATAAGGGCCCTGCTCCACTGCCTCCAGACAACCAGCGATGGGCTCATAAGGACAACTGGCCCAGTAAGTCCAACCCTGGTTCTGCCACTCCTACCCTCACCCAAAAAACGCCAACAAAACCGCAGCCTCCTCCAAGACGCCACTCTGCCACGTCATTGGTGGGAAGCGAACATGACCTGCACTTAAATGAGAGTGTTAGTCAGGGTGATTCCGGTGTCAGGGGGGACAAGCGTCCTGCTCCACTGCCTCCTGACAGACCAAACCAGGCTCCAAGCCAGATACAGAGGGACCAGAGTATGGCCAGTGTGAATCGGGGACATAAGGACAGAGTGGATGCCTCCATGTCCAAAGTTTCTCAACGTGTGGTACAGATGATCACGCCACTGAGATCTTCCTCCACAGCTACAACAGAGCACATCAGTGGAGGCCAGAGCTCTACCCACCATGGGAACCAAGCAGAGGAACCCATGCCATCAGCCACTGGGGGGTTGGTGGTTGCAAAACACAATAAAGGTCCAGCACCCTCCAGGCCCCAGCACCTTCCAGGGAAGACAATGCCAACTCCAACAGTTGATGTGTTAGATGAGCAATCAAATACTGAGGAACATGACTCTTCGGTTGAGTTTGGTCCAAATAATCCCTTTGCAGAAGACTGCAGAATGGAGAAGTCCTCTGGATGTGGTGTAGAACAGAGTCTAACTGGTGAGCGCCAGGGGAGCCCGGACTCTCACATTCAACAGAGTTGTACCTCCACAGATGCAGATCTAGGTCCGTTTCAGAAGCGTGTGGTTGGGGACACAACTGAGCTTCCAACGCCAGATGCTCTGCCAGCCGAGGATGTCTCCTGTCCCACCAAAAGCACATCAGCGAAGCGGGCCCGTGCTCCCTTGCCTCCAGTGAAGATGACATCCACCTTTAGAGAGGAGGGAGCTGGTAAACAGAGTTCTGGAAAACTACAAAGCCCAGAGGCTCCCACTTCGAGTAAGCTTTCCTCAGGTAACTGGGTAAAAAAGCAGAATGGCGGGGTGGGTGTGGCACTACCATGTGTTACACTTGCCCAGCCCCCATGTTTCCCATCACCTGCCCCCTCCTCCATACCCCACCCCGAGCCCCTGAAGGGATCAGGGAGCAGGAGAGACTGCCCTCCCCAGACAACAAGCTCTGTCCCTGGCCAGAAGACCCTGCTTCATGCTGGAGCTCTGCCCTCCATTacagagcagaacagtggagaggaggcaggagggagaggggacaggtcTGCCTCAAGCACACGCAG GCCACACCCAGTAAAGCCCTTGAGTTCCCTGGAAAACCAGCCAGCTTCTAACATCCATGAGGGACAGGCTGGCAAATCTACAGGGATCCTCGGTGGCCTTCAAGAGAAGATAAAG GTCAAAGACACAGGGGTCAAAGGTCCCTACTCCCAGCTGACCCAGGAAGAGCTGATCTCCCTGGTGCTAAAGCAGCAGGAGCAGCTCTCCAAAAGGGACGATAAGATTAAGGAGCTGGAGCAGTACATTGACAACCTGCTGGTGCGCATCATCGAGGAGCAACCCAGTATCCTGATGACCATGAACTCACTCAAATGA